Within the Leptolyngbya sp. 'hensonii' genome, the region GCCGCCAAGTGCATGAGAGAACCTGCCTTCTCTTATGGGACACTGGTTGATGCATGTTATGGCCAGATAGGAGTAGCGTTGTATGGTTGGAGCGATCATTCCATCTAGACGACACCGCAAACGATTCATTCGCTGGCTCCTGAAAGACGATCGCGCCAGCAAGGAAGGCAGCCATCCCAAACATCCCTGGTGGCAGGTCATGTGTCTCACTGGCGTCGATTACTTCTCGACCCTGGGATATCAGCCAGGAATTGCAGCCCTGGCCGCAGGGGCACTCTCTCCCATCGCAACCCTGATTTTGATTCTACTCACCCTGCTGGGTGCATTACCGATTTATCGCCAGGTGGCCGTAACCAGTCCCCATGGGGAGGGATCGATCGCCATGCTCGAACATCTCCTATCCTGGTGGCAGGGCAAGCTGTTTGTGCTCTGCCTTCTGGGGTTTGTGGCTACCGACTTCATCATTACTATCACCCTTTCGGCAGCAGATGCGACTGCCCACATCATTGAAAATCCCCTGGTGCCAGGTTTTCTACATGACCAGCCGATCGGCATCACCCTCGTCCTGATTGCCTTGCTCGGGGCGGTGTTTTTGAAAGGGTTTCGAGAAGCGATCGGGCTGGCCGTTTTCCTGGTTGCAACCTACCTTCTGCTGAATCTCGTGACGATTGGCGTTGCGTTCCAACACATTCTGGAGCATCCGAGGGCCATTACAGACTGGCAGGTCGTCCTGTTCAGCAACCACAGTAATCCCCTGGTACTTTTGGGAATTTCAGCCCTGCTCTTTCCCAAACTGGCTCTGGGATTATCCGGCTTTGAAACAGGTGTAGCCGTCATGCCCCTGGTCCAGGGACGCTCCAGCGATACGGAAGAGCATCCCCACGGGCGGATTCGCAATACTTACAAGTTGCTGACAACAGCCGCCCTCGTGATGAGCTTTTTCCTGCTCACCAGCAGTCTGGCCACAACGTTGCTGATTCCGGCAGAAGAATTTCAACCTGGGGGAAAAGCGAATGGCAGGGCTCTGGCTTACCTGGCCCATCTTTATTTAGGCAATGGCTTTGGATCTCTGTACGATTTGAGTACCATTTCCATTCTGTGGTTCGCCGGTGCGTCGGCCATGGCCGGATTGCTCAATATCGTCCCACGCTATTTACCCCGGTACGGGATGGCCCCCAACTGGGCCAGGGCAGTCCGACCACTGGTACTGGTTTACACGGGCATCGCCTTTGCCGTCACCATTCTCTTCAAAGCCAATGTGGAAGCTCAGGGGGGAGCCTACGCCACAGGGGTGTTGGTGTTAATGAGCTCTGCCGCCTTTGCCGTCACCCTATCAGCCCGCTACCGTCGATCGCGACGCAGCACCCTGATTTTTGGCCTGATTACCGCCGTGTTTCTCTACACCATGATCGTCAATATTATTGAAAGACCAGATGGGGTCAAGATTGCCGCCTTCTTCATTGGCACCATCATTGCCACCTCTCTGGTTTCACGGGTCTGGCGTTCGACCGAAATTCGGGCTGAGAAAATCGAAATGGACGAAACAGCCCGTCGCCTGATTGCGGAAGAAAGTGACCATACTATCCGCTTAATTGCCCACCGCAGAAGAGGGGGAAGCGAATGGGAATATCTCTCGAAAGAACAGGAAGTGCGGGACGATAACCATATTCCCTTCTCGGATCCGGTGATCTTCCTGGAAATTCAGGTTTCTGATGCGTCAGAATTCTTCGAAACCATTCGAGTGGAAGGGGTGCGGATCGGTCCTTACCGAATTCTCCGGGCCCAAAGCGCCGCAGTCCCCAATGCCATTGCCGCAATCCTGCTCTATATCCGCGATGAAACGAGAAAACTGCCTCACGCTTACTTTGGCTGGGCAGAAGGCAATCCTGTCCAATATTTACTGCGCTTCCTCCTGTTTGGCGAAGGAGACACCGCTGTAGTGACCCGCGAAGTACTGCGAAGAGCCGAGAAAAATCCCGAAAAACGGCCGGCCATCCACGTTGGGGGTTAATTTTACCGATTGGGGATTTCCACCGTAAAACAGGTCTGATTCGATCGGCTTTCCACCTGAATCGTACCGCCCAGATGTTCAGTCAGTTTTTTAACGAGGGCCAATCCTAATCCCGTTCCCCCTTGCTTCCAGCGATCGATACCCGGAACGCGGTAAAACTTCTCAAAAATGCGGGTCAGTTCAGGGGCAGGAATTTCCACGCCTGAATTACACACCCTGATTTGGAGACAGGGATCAACAAATGTCTCCGGGGCATAGGAGACAGCCAGGGAAATCGTTTCACCGGGAGGGGTGTACTTACAGGCATTGTTGAGCAGTTCTACCACAATCCGGCTCAGACAGGCAGAGTCTGATGTTAGGGGCAGCAAGTCAGGCTGAAGATGGACCTGAAGCAGTTGTTGCCGACTTTGCACCCGCTCCTGGAAGGGCTCCATCAGGTTGGCCAGCCATTCTGGCAGCTCGATCGTCTCCAACTCCAGCGTTTTGGTGCCAGAGGCAAGGCGCTGCAGATCCAGCAGATCATTAATTAGCTCTGCCTCTCTGGTGCATTCGGTCTGCAGGATCTTCAGATACTGTTCCCGCCGCTCTTCGACCGGAACCATTCTGAGCATGTGAATCGCCATCTTCATGTTGGCGATCGGGGTGCGCAACTCATGGGAAACGGTGCTGAGAAAATCGTCCTTGAGCTGGTTCAGTTCCTCTAGGGCTCTGACCTGAACCTGAGAAGCCTGGTACAAGCGGGCCTGGCGAATCGCGATCGCACATTGATTCGCCACCTGGAACACCAGACGAATATCGGATTCCTGAAAAATCTCTACATGAGACCGGAAGAGCCTGAGATGCCCCAGAACTCCCTGATCATCCGTAATCGGACAGGCAAGAATAGTTCTCGATTGCCAGGGCTGATTGGACAGGGCAGAGGCAAACTCACAAAATTGCAGATGCTGACCCTTGAGTAATTGCAGGTAAATATCAGAAAAATAGGCCACGGGCAGCATGTCTGGATGAGCGGCTGGGCCAGCGGCCATATAGGAGTGTGCCACAACAACAGTGTCCTGATCTAGATCAAACAGGGCCGTATCACATCCATATACCTCTAAGCCCTGCACCAGTTCCTCCACAGCCGTTTGCAAGATCTGGTTCTCATCCAGACTATCCCGGACTTTATCCGTAATTCGCTTGAGCATCGCTTCATACTGTAAGGCGCGTTTCAGTTGACTTGTTCGTTCCTCCACCTGCTGTTCCAGAATCGTATTCAACCGCTGCTCATGGCGGTATAGTTCGGATTGGTAAATGGCGATCGCCGCCTGAATGGCCAGTTGCTTCAGAAAGTCAATCTCTGACGCCTCCCAATCACGCGGACTTTGACAATGCTGGGCCACCAGCAATCCCCACAGACTATCCCCCTGCACGATCGGAACCACCAGATTGGCCCGCACCTGCAGGTCTTTGAGCAGGGTTATATGGCATTCCGCCAGTCCAGCCTGGTCAATGTCCGAGATGGCTTGAATGCGTCCCTGTTTATAGGTAATCCCTTGAGTTTCGACAAAATAGCTATCAATAATCTGGCGGCCCAAAATCGATTGCCACCCCTCCGCCACAGATTCGACCACGACAGTCCCACTCCAATCCATCTGGAACTGATACACAATCACCCGATCGGTCTGGAGGAACTGCCGCACCTCCGCCACCGTGGTATTCAGGATTTCTTCCAGTTCCAGAGAGGCATGAATTCTCAGGGCGATCGCCACTGGACAATCAACGTCCAGGGCAAATTAGCACCAACCCGCGACTCTTTAACGAAGAAGGAGTTGGTCCATTGCACCATCACCAGATGGCTCCCCTGGGTAGGCAACCAGTGATAAGCCTGGGGAGCAAGAGCATACACCTCACCATCACGACGCCAATCAAAACGAGTCATTCCGATCCGGTCCGGTTGGGTACTGGCGGCAACCGTTCCTTGTGGATCAAGCAAGGTAATCTGCAATTTCTGCCCCCCAACGTTGGACTGCAATAATTTTGCAATCTGATCTAAATCAATCTCCCCCAGGATGGCACCGATCAGTTTCCCAGACTGAACAATCGGCATACCCAGAATAACTGTAGGAGAAGACTGTTGACCCGATGGGAGCAGGACTTTGGAAAGGTAGGGTTGCCAGGACTGTCTGATTTTTTGAAAATACTGATCGTCATTCCACGCTGAACCTGGCTTTTGTGGGCTTTCTTGTTCTGGATTTAAGACCCTTTTACCAGCCTCATCCAGCAGATAAATTTGCCGAAAATCGGGGAAAGCCTGTCGAGTAAAGTTAAGACTCTGATGTAACGTTTCAGACTGAATCGATTCGATCGCTGCAATATTGGCCAATTCGCCGATCGCGGTCAACCGCCGTTCGTACCAGGTGCGCACCTCTACCGTCAGATACCGGGAGGCATCATTCAAATCTGACTGGGCAGTTGCTTTAATGTCATCCACCACCTGATGGCTGGCCAGCACAATGATCATCAGAGTCGGAAAGGAGACAAAGGCGACCAGCAGGTTAAACAAGGTTTGTTGCAGGGACAGGGTATTGATGACAGGGGGCCGTGCCACCCAGCGATGGATCGGCAAACTGGTTAAGAGCAAGCTAGCTGCCAGGGCGTTGAAAACCCCATTGACAGGCTGTTTCATCAAAATAATGCGGAACTGGGTCGGATCAACCTGCAGAATTATGGCGTAGAACAGCCAGACCAGTGGCATACCTATCACCAACCAGAAAATCGCATCCAGCAGGACGATGTTATTGGGCTGCCGTTTTTGAAACAACCAGCCCACCACCAATGCTTCCAGGGTGAACGTGATCGTGGTATAGGGATGATGCCAGATCATATAGGTGCAACTTCCAGCAATCAACCCGGCCAGGGTTCCCCAACCAACGCCGTACAAACAAACGACAATCCAAACTGCGATCGAACCCAGCAAAAAGTCAATATCAAAAAATAAGGTCCAGCGAAAATAATTACCCAGAAAACCAGCCACAATCAGGAGAAGCAATCCCAGGACGGATCTTGCAGAAGGTCCTAAACAGAAGGCATTAATTTTCGCAAAACTTATAACAGGCATTTTTGATGACATGCTTTTTAACCAAGGGTTCCTGTTTCAGAACTTTTGTCTATCCCGATCGTTCAGCCCAGTGATCCCGACCCAGCCTTCTCGCATGGGGAAAGTCAAGTCTATCGAATTCACGATGCCCACATAGGAATGAGAATTAAATAACACCGATAAACTCCTGATTGCCCTCACCCCCCTGCCCCCTCTCCCATCGGGAGAGGGGGAGGGGTTGGGGGTTGGGGGTGAGGGCTGAAAATTTCGGAGTTATTAAATCCACGATCCATAGAATGCCCTGGATTTAATCGTGCTACTGCAAATACGGCAAACGACCGCTTTTTGATCCTGACTGAACCAAGCCTGACTCTCAGAATTTTGTTGCAAAAGCGTAATAAAAGCTGAAATTGCTGTCCGTTCAGGCCAAAACTGTGGGGACATTACGGTTCCTGGCATGAGATCGTTTCCCCTCATTTTTTGCAGCCTGATCATGGTGCCGGTCTGGACTGCCCCCGGCCTGACCCAGGAGCAAAATGGCATCAAATACTATCAGGACTATCAGTCCGTCCTGTTGCCTGGAGCTTCCGGCTCCTCCCTGACTCCCGTTAATTTTCCGATCGAGGTACCGATCGTCCCGGCAGAGCCGGTCCCAGAGTCCCCTGCCGATCCACAGGACCTCGTAACCGTCGTCTCCGAGGTACAGATTACAGGCCTGGACCCGGATTTGCAGCAAATTGTCCGCCAGACGATTCGGACCCAAACAGGGGGGGAAACAAGTCAGAGCCTGATCCGCCGGGATGTGGCGGCCCTCCTGAATACCGGCCTGTTGGCTCAGGTGAACGTGATCACCCGGCCCACGGTACAGGGGTTGAGTGTGACCTACGAAGTAACCCCGATCGTCCTGCGATCGATCCAGATCACCGGAGCGGAAGTCCTGCCGCAGGAAGTCGCCACCACCGCCTTTCAGTCCCAGTTTGGGCAGGCGATCCGTCCAGGGAACCTGAACCAGGCCGCCCAGCAGATCAACCAGTGGTACCGCCAGCAGGGATATCCAGTGGCGCGAGTCTTTGCCCTGCAAACCGAACGATCGGGCCTCATTACCCTGGTCGTGGCTGAGGGGCGCATCGAAGCGGTGGGGATTCGGTTCCTCAACCGGGAAGGGCAGGCTGTAGATGGGAAGGGTCAGCCCTTCCAGGGACAGACCCAGACCGATTTTCTGCGCCGGGAACTGCAACTCCAACCGGGCCAAATTCTGAGCAACGATCGACTGCAAAAGGATATTCAACACCTGAAACAACTGGGCCTGTTCGATCGAGTCGGGGTAGCCCTCAGCGGCGAGGCCGATCGGGTCACCGTCACCTATGAGCTAGTCGAAGCCGACCCCAACAGTTTCATTCCCGGTGGGGGGGTTGATGATGTCAGCGGCATTTACGGCTCCCTCACCTACATCAACCGCAATATCGCTGGCGTGGGCCAGACCCTTGCCCTCACCCTGCAGATTGGCCAGCGGAACATCCAATACAATGGCAGCTTTACCAGCCCCTATCGCCGGGGCAATCCCGATATGCCCGGTTATCGGATCGAGGGCTACAACCGATCGAGTCTTTCCCCCATCTTTGACGACAAAATTCGGCTGGCCAATGGGGACCCAGTGCAGGTAAACCAGATTGGCGGCGGCATCACCTTCGATCGCCCGATCGGAGATTGGCAAGGCTTCCTAGGGCTGAACTACACCCGCTATCGGTTGCAGGACGGGTCCGATCGCAACTTTGCCAGCGATGCCCAGGGCAATCCCCTCACCCTCAGTGGCACCGGCATTGACGACTTGAGCACCATCCTGATCGCCGCCCAGCGGGACCAGCGCAACGACAGCCTGAATCCCACCGACGGGTCTTTTGTCCGGTTCAGCAGCGAACAATCGCTCCCGATCGGCCTCGGTACTATTCTCTCCAACCGTCTCCAGGCCAGCTACAGCCAGTATTTTCCCCTGCGTCTGCTGACCCAGGAAAACCTGCCAGAGGTGCTGGCCTACAATTTGCAAGCTGGAACCACGATCGGCGATCTGCCCCCCTACCGTGCCTTTCCCCTGGGCGGACCCGAATCCGTCCGGGGCTACGATTACGGTCAGGTGGGATCCGGTCGCAGTTACGTCCTGGCCTCCGTCGAATATCGCCTGCCCCTCTTGACCCTGCCCTTCTTGGAATGGCCCTTGATGGGGGTATTCTTCACCGACTTCGCCTCCGATCTGGGGTCAGGCAATGCGGTGCCGGGGCAACCAGCCCTGACCCGCAACAAACCAGGGAGCGGTTTCGGTTATGGCACGGGGTTAAGGTTTCTGTCGCCCCTGGGGGTGTTGCGACTGGATTTTGGCATCAGCGATCGAGGCGACACCCGCATTAACTTCGGCTTCGGCCAGCGATTTTAGCCCAGAACTGGAGTGGGCAATTCCCTTTGGCGAGCAGACCAGACCCACCCCGACACCAGGTCCTCCCTCACGCCCAGGCTTCAGAAACACCTCCCTCACGCCCAGGCTCTGCCTGGGTTGCAACGCCTCTGCTGGCTGAAAGGAGAGATGGCATAGAATTTATGTACTATTAAGGGGTCCGTTTTCCTCTGCCTGCATGAGTCCATCCCGTACCGACCAGGACAGCCCCTGGAAAACTATCCTTGAACAGCACTTCCAGGATTGCCTCCACTTCTTCTTCCCCACCGTCCAACAGGCGATCGATGGGTCCAGGCCCTACGAATTCCTCGATAAGGAGTTAGAACGAATTACCCGTGAAGCTGTAGTCGGTCGTCGTTACGCAGACAAACTTGCCAAAGTCTGGCTCACCACTGGGGAAGAAATTTGGATACTTCTGCACATCGAAATTCAGGCCAAACGAGAAGCCAACTTTGCCCAGCGCATGAGCACCTACTACCACCGCATCGTCGATCGCTACGATCGGCCTGTGATCAGCATGGCCATTCTCTGTGATGCCAGCCCTTCCTGGCGACCCACTGAATATGTGCGAGAAATTCTGGGTTGTCGAATGGAGTTTACTTTTCTAACAGTCAAGCT harbors:
- a CDS encoding APC family permease, with translation MVGAIIPSRRHRKRFIRWLLKDDRASKEGSHPKHPWWQVMCLTGVDYFSTLGYQPGIAALAAGALSPIATLILILLTLLGALPIYRQVAVTSPHGEGSIAMLEHLLSWWQGKLFVLCLLGFVATDFIITITLSAADATAHIIENPLVPGFLHDQPIGITLVLIALLGAVFLKGFREAIGLAVFLVATYLLLNLVTIGVAFQHILEHPRAITDWQVVLFSNHSNPLVLLGISALLFPKLALGLSGFETGVAVMPLVQGRSSDTEEHPHGRIRNTYKLLTTAALVMSFFLLTSSLATTLLIPAEEFQPGGKANGRALAYLAHLYLGNGFGSLYDLSTISILWFAGASAMAGLLNIVPRYLPRYGMAPNWARAVRPLVLVYTGIAFAVTILFKANVEAQGGAYATGVLVLMSSAAFAVTLSARYRRSRRSTLIFGLITAVFLYTMIVNIIERPDGVKIAAFFIGTIIATSLVSRVWRSTEIRAEKIEMDETARRLIAEESDHTIRLIAHRRRGGSEWEYLSKEQEVRDDNHIPFSDPVIFLEIQVSDASEFFETIRVEGVRIGPYRILRAQSAAVPNAIAAILLYIRDETRKLPHAYFGWAEGNPVQYLLRFLLFGEGDTAVVTREVLRRAEKNPEKRPAIHVGG
- a CDS encoding GAF domain-containing protein produces the protein MAIALRIHASLELEEILNTTVAEVRQFLQTDRVIVYQFQMDWSGTVVVESVAEGWQSILGRQIIDSYFVETQGITYKQGRIQAISDIDQAGLAECHITLLKDLQVRANLVVPIVQGDSLWGLLVAQHCQSPRDWEASEIDFLKQLAIQAAIAIYQSELYRHEQRLNTILEQQVEERTSQLKRALQYEAMLKRITDKVRDSLDENQILQTAVEELVQGLEVYGCDTALFDLDQDTVVVAHSYMAAGPAAHPDMLPVAYFSDIYLQLLKGQHLQFCEFASALSNQPWQSRTILACPITDDQGVLGHLRLFRSHVEIFQESDIRLVFQVANQCAIAIRQARLYQASQVQVRALEELNQLKDDFLSTVSHELRTPIANMKMAIHMLRMVPVEERREQYLKILQTECTREAELINDLLDLQRLASGTKTLELETIELPEWLANLMEPFQERVQSRQQLLQVHLQPDLLPLTSDSACLSRIVVELLNNACKYTPPGETISLAVSYAPETFVDPCLQIRVCNSGVEIPAPELTRIFEKFYRVPGIDRWKQGGTGLGLALVKKLTEHLGGTIQVESRSNQTCFTVEIPNR
- a CDS encoding cache domain-containing protein translates to MLLLIVAGFLGNYFRWTLFFDIDFLLGSIAVWIVVCLYGVGWGTLAGLIAGSCTYMIWHHPYTTITFTLEALVVGWLFQKRQPNNIVLLDAIFWLVIGMPLVWLFYAIILQVDPTQFRIILMKQPVNGVFNALAASLLLTSLPIHRWVARPPVINTLSLQQTLFNLLVAFVSFPTLMIIVLASHQVVDDIKATAQSDLNDASRYLTVEVRTWYERRLTAIGELANIAAIESIQSETLHQSLNFTRQAFPDFRQIYLLDEAGKRVLNPEQESPQKPGSAWNDDQYFQKIRQSWQPYLSKVLLPSGQQSSPTVILGMPIVQSGKLIGAILGEIDLDQIAKLLQSNVGGQKLQITLLDPQGTVAASTQPDRIGMTRFDWRRDGEVYALAPQAYHWLPTQGSHLVMVQWTNSFFVKESRVGANLPWTLIVQWRSP
- a CDS encoding BamA/TamA family outer membrane protein — protein: MVPVWTAPGLTQEQNGIKYYQDYQSVLLPGASGSSLTPVNFPIEVPIVPAEPVPESPADPQDLVTVVSEVQITGLDPDLQQIVRQTIRTQTGGETSQSLIRRDVAALLNTGLLAQVNVITRPTVQGLSVTYEVTPIVLRSIQITGAEVLPQEVATTAFQSQFGQAIRPGNLNQAAQQINQWYRQQGYPVARVFALQTERSGLITLVVAEGRIEAVGIRFLNREGQAVDGKGQPFQGQTQTDFLRRELQLQPGQILSNDRLQKDIQHLKQLGLFDRVGVALSGEADRVTVTYELVEADPNSFIPGGGVDDVSGIYGSLTYINRNIAGVGQTLALTLQIGQRNIQYNGSFTSPYRRGNPDMPGYRIEGYNRSSLSPIFDDKIRLANGDPVQVNQIGGGITFDRPIGDWQGFLGLNYTRYRLQDGSDRNFASDAQGNPLTLSGTGIDDLSTILIAAQRDQRNDSLNPTDGSFVRFSSEQSLPIGLGTILSNRLQASYSQYFPLRLLTQENLPEVLAYNLQAGTTIGDLPPYRAFPLGGPESVRGYDYGQVGSGRSYVLASVEYRLPLLTLPFLEWPLMGVFFTDFASDLGSGNAVPGQPALTRNKPGSGFGYGTGLRFLSPLGVLRLDFGISDRGDTRINFGFGQRF